Proteins from one Candidatus Desulfovibrio trichonymphae genomic window:
- a CDS encoding DUF503 family protein, with protein sequence MEFSLDGNKLKAKRQLTNNLKQKIRNRFNAAIVEAEIEESLTLANWPLSLFPQRSSFIKPYGQVRDDGSAWKHHP encoded by the coding sequence GTGGAATTCAGCCTTGACGGCAACAAGCTCAAGGCAAAACGTCAGCTGACCAACAATCTGAAGCAAAAAATACGCAACAGATTCAATGCCGCCATCGTTGAGGCTGAAATTGAAGAAAGTCTGACGCTCGCAAACTGGCCATTGTCTCTATTTCCACAGCGAAGCTCATTTATCAAGCCGTATGGACAAGTGCGTGATGATGGCAGCGCATGGAAGCACCATCCCTAA
- a CDS encoding DHH family phosphoesterase, giving the protein MLRTELTPVPFQNGASNIAAALEKVNHVVVASHINPDGDAAGSLAAAGLILRAMGKDFMLYSSTGLPQYLAFFPMPGTIYTDLKRPPFTPQGALLLDCGEPHRLGGELADILPKLAGINVDHHPGDGMGSFANWIMPTAAATTQLMAYVATNAGLQLAGELADAIALGIITDTGGFRHGNTDANVYLLTARLLQNGCNLTRLRDLLENNWTIGHMRLWARLMSRARLARNGSIAFCRVMLQDLRECQSLPEDTEGFAEHLRRLRGVKVAALLREDEPRLYKFSLRSNANTDVRSVAARLGGGGHTNAAGGILQLLPDHAENVLLTAVSCQLDKEENPAALSEIQAI; this is encoded by the coding sequence ATGCTGCGGACTGAACTGACTCCTGTGCCGTTTCAAAACGGCGCTTCCAATATTGCTGCCGCCCTGGAAAAAGTAAACCATGTTGTCGTTGCCAGTCACATTAATCCGGACGGAGACGCAGCAGGTTCCTTGGCCGCGGCGGGACTGATTTTACGTGCCATGGGCAAAGATTTCATGCTGTACAGCAGCACCGGGCTGCCGCAATATCTCGCGTTTTTCCCAATGCCCGGCACAATTTATACAGACCTTAAACGGCCGCCGTTCACGCCGCAGGGTGCCCTGCTGCTCGACTGCGGTGAACCGCATCGTTTGGGAGGAGAGCTGGCCGATATTCTGCCAAAGCTTGCCGGCATTAATGTTGATCATCATCCTGGCGACGGGATGGGATCTTTTGCCAACTGGATCATGCCCACGGCGGCCGCAACGACGCAACTTATGGCTTATGTTGCGACAAACGCCGGTCTGCAGCTTGCAGGCGAGCTTGCGGACGCGATTGCGCTGGGTATCATCACAGATACAGGCGGCTTCCGGCACGGCAATACCGATGCAAACGTGTACTTATTAACAGCCCGTCTGCTGCAAAACGGCTGCAACCTGACTCGTCTGCGTGATTTGCTGGAAAACAACTGGACCATAGGGCACATGCGCCTATGGGCAAGGCTGATGTCCCGTGCACGCCTGGCGCGAAACGGCAGCATCGCCTTTTGCCGCGTTATGCTGCAGGACTTGCGTGAATGCCAGTCGCTTCCAGAGGATACGGAAGGCTTTGCGGAACATTTGCGGCGGCTGCGCGGCGTCAAGGTGGCCGCACTGTTACGTGAAGACGAGCCGCGTCTCTACAAATTCAGCCTGCGTTCAAACGCAAACACAGACGTACGATCCGTCGCCGCGCGTTTAGGCGGCGGCGGGCACACCAACGCGGCAGGCGGCATTCTGCAGTTACTGCCTGATCATGCTGAAAATGTCCTGCTGACTGCCGTAAGCTGTCAACTGGACAAAGAAGAAAATCCGGCAGCCCTTTCTGAAATACAAGCGATCTGA